The genome window ATGTTAGAAATGACAACCATGATGTTTTCTCAGATGCTCTTGATGTTTTTTCATTAGGGGAGTCGATAGACGACATGATTGAAACAGAACATAGAAAATCAAATACTTCAACAAATATGGAGGTAGTCGAGGAGTCGTACGATTGGAGTACTAATAATAGGCCATCGGTACCAAATTTCATTATTCAGAGATTTCTTCAAGATGCAAAGGAACTAGCTATTTCATCTGCTTTGGAAAATAATAGGAAGAATTTATTAGAAGATGAAGAAATTGGTAGTAACAAATTGCCCAAGGCAGCATCATGTGGGCTTGACATGTTTTTTCCATGGAGGATTAAGCCTAAGCCCTGTTGTGTGAAGAATTCAGTAGTGGCAGTTTCTCCAAGAATGAGACCTCAATGGAGCAACAGAGACAAGCATGCATCACATGCCGATCCAAAATTTTAATCGTACATGTATTAGAGGAGAATTCAAGATTTAGAGTCAATATGTTCAAAATGGTCGTGATTTGTTATGTATTTATATTTTAACTTTTTTGGATATCTATAAGTGACTCGAGCTGAAAGTAGCGGATTCAATTGAACTCACCCGAGATTTGCCTATAACGTGTAGGAGCTCCATCGATGAATCATTCCTTCTTTTGTAAGTACTACCGTACCACTACGTCTTTTATGACAATGTATCGACTAAATATAAATATGAAGTACTATTTTCGCAGAATATTTaaccatttatatatatatatatatatatatatatatatatatatatatatatatatatatatatatatatatatatatatattcaaagcATTGTAAATGATCATTGGTATGCATAATGCATGAAGGTTATTAGAAAGCTGCAAGTCTTGGAAATGGATATGGTTAGTTATGTTGTGTATTACTCTGTTGTCACGACCCTAGTTTTTctccgtatgatgtcgtgatattacctaatctctaagattaggtaagcctaatacttactGAATCAAATgacagaatttaaccaaaacaacCATTAAACATAACTCTAtataaagccaacaatcccaacacGATACAATATCCCAaaccggtagtataagtcataagcttttCTAAGAGTAACTAGAAATAACGAGTACATCACTGTCCCGGAACAATAGTAGACAGTGGGAATAAAATATAACAGAAGGTGATTTCGGGGCTTGCGAACGTcgagtaggtataccttgaagtctccagccgcGCATGCATAAGTCTCAACCCAACTTGATCAAAAGTATccagatctgcacaaaaatgtgcagaagcgtagcacgagtacaccacagcggtacccagtaagtatcaaatccaactttagtagagtagtgacgaggccaggtcaagacacttacCTGACATGTAAACTTGTGCAGGATAtaatataaagctaacaaggGAAAGGACGTCAATGTAACACCAACAGCAGAAGGATCATAAATTTACAATCAACAGTGAAAATAATAGGAGCACGAATGGCAACAAGAAATAACCAGGTAATAAAGCAACAACACAGTTAGGATACAGATGAAATATGAATGAATTCAAGTAAGGGGAACCGATGACAACTCAATCAATCAAATCGTTCCTAATGCACAAGTTACAACAAGAACTACCCGATGTACCACTCTTCGTAAATCGCAATTCATAAGTCACAACTTCCAAATCTTACAagtatggcacctcgtgcctatatttttccaaatcacttccgCACGGCAAGGTCCACGTGCTATCATGTACATCGTATCCGTATCAATTgctaaataaaatgttcgagagaTTTATTTATATA of Nicotiana tomentosiformis chromosome 7, ASM39032v3, whole genome shotgun sequence contains these proteins:
- the LOC104090244 gene encoding uncharacterized protein; protein product: MEKQLEEKEKCSGKLDLSAPLLSTRRASEKPLSSSNIPPQLSLEIFNRVPFSWEQSPGKPKEMLTNIEIVPPPKLPPCMWHTRKEAITSTKVYDEVYIDNDDHDDDNDVRNDNHDVFSDALDVFSLGESIDDMIETEHRKSNTSTNMEVVEESYDWSTNNRPSVPNFIIQRFLQDAKELAISSALENNRKNLLEDEEIGSNKLPKAASCGLDMFFPWRIKPKPCCVKNSVVAVSPRMRPQWSNRDKHASHADPKF